The Carassius auratus strain Wakin unplaced genomic scaffold, ASM336829v1 scaf_tig00014024, whole genome shotgun sequence genome contains the following window.
TCGGGCTTTCTCTTCCTGCCCATGCAACTGTTCTGTAAGGTCTGTAATACGGCTAAAGGAACACATAAGAATGGTTTGCATGGCTTTCTGGGATGCAGGATTATGATTTGCATTATAACACGGAGGACACAAATCACCACTGACCTGTTCAACAATGTGATCTCCATCTCTAGCTGTCCTTTTTCCTTTATCTCGTTTGCATGGCGACTGCTCCAATTCTCTGCGGCTGAAACAGCATCTGCCAGCTGGGCTTCCTGTAAAgataatttgatcattttatatCATATACTGGCATTGAAAAATCTACACTAACATtaaaaagtcagttttttttttttttttgctcacagatgctgcatttatttgctagtaaatgcagttaaaaaaatatattgttgtaaaatattaatgcaatttaaaataagtgttttttattttattatattgtaaaatggcaaagctgaattttcagcatcattactccagtcttcagtgtcacctgatccttcagaaattaaccgaatatgctgatttgctcaagaaacattaatattatcaatgttaaaaatagctatgttgcttcattttttttttgtgtaacacGTGATATTTCCAGGATTtgttgattaatagaaagttcaaaagaacagaataaaaatgttatattataatctcacatcagtcacttttgatcaatttaatgtggtcttgctgaataaaacgaACTGTCCCCAAACATTACTGTATATAGTAAGCCATCCATTTCCAGAGTCATTCCACAGGATTGATATGAGATGCGAATTACTGAGCTGTTTTTTCAACAGCATAATACTTCTTGAAACATTTATTGTAGCAAACTGTTATTTAAGAACATGTGTAAGCAGTGCACATTAAGCTCATTCAACTCACTATCTCCAAGAGCTGGGCACTGAGCTGTCCCACAGTGTCTTCACTGCGTTGTGCCCGCTGTTTCTGTGCCCGTGTGGCTTTTTTCAGGGCCTCCTTATCAGCCTCCACTTGCTGTCTGAGGTCACGCAACTGATTCTGCAGGTGATCTACCTCCCCCTGCTGCTGGCTGATGGATCGCTCTAGATTCTGAACCAAATCAACACACTTTCATACATTCATAATATAACACATATACTTGATTCTATCAAGTTATTCAGCTATCAACTGCACATGTCAAGAAGAATAAACACTATAACATGACAGTGGCACATGCCATTAAGTTGTTAGCCAATGCTGTATGCATTACCCTGATCTGCACATTGAGACGGTTATTTTCTGCCTCTTTATTGCGAAGCTGACCCTGCAGATGTGCTCGAGTCGACTCCAAGACTTTGGACAGTTCAGTGGTGGTCTTTGCACTGTCCTGTTAAAATGGAAATTTATAAAGGTTCACAAATAATTGTCAGTGtcgtgtcttaaaaaaaaaaaaaaaaaaaaaaaaaaaaaaacatgcttaaaaatacagtttacCTTTTCACTTTCTAACATGGAAGTGAGTTGGTTAATCTCTCTGTCTTTGTCCTGAAGCTTTACAAGAATACGCTGGAATACAGAAAGGAGTTaatggttataaaatataaataaatcgaAAAAAACACCCGTTTACAGTGCAACATGCTTTACACAAACATAACACAAACCGAATTTTCTGCTTCCACATCAGAAAGTTTTTTCAGAAGCACGTCTTTCTGCTCTAAGAGTCTTAGTGATTCCATCTGTTATAACACAAAATAGTATAGAAAGGTGTTTTAAGTACATTAAAATGAAGTTgttcaataatattattttgtgcaGAGCAGTACTTCTCGACTATGCTGTTCTCTCAGAAGATGTCTGAGGGCTCTGTTAGTGCTCTCAAAAGTCTCCAGCTTCTGCAGCAAGAGCTCTTTCTGTCGGGTCAAGATTGTTGAATCGGATCCGGACATCTTTTTCTCCTGGACAAAGGTATGAAAATGTTGTTTCTGGCTCTTTTTCAAGATattgtattttcacatttttacaaaaaCCAATCAGAGATGTTTTGGAAGGTGTATTCTGCTCACACTCGGACTCCTGGACATATGGCTGACTGTTTCACGGAGGGCCGACACCTGCTTGGCGGCTGCACTGCTGTCCATCTCTGCTTCCAGCAGTTTCCTGAGGAGAACATCTTTGTCTGGCTGcaaactgtctctctctgatcTAGACAAGAAGAAATGGTGCAAACTGAATTTTAAATTTGTTATACATAAtagcaaaatgttaaaatgtcaacAATTTCATCATACCTCCCAAGATCATTCCCCTCCAGCATTTTTTCCATAGACTCCCGTAGGCGGGAGTTCTCCTGCTCTGTGGCCTCCAGCTCCCGGGCGACCTCTGCAAGCTCCTCCTCCTGCTCAGCGATGACGCGCTGTGATGCGCTCAATCTCTCCGACTGACGCTCTAGCAGCTGCTCCTTCTTACGAAGCTCTACCTGCAAACAGACAtcacacacttttatttatttcacatgtgTACCACATTAACTGTATTATACAACACTATTCTATTTACTATATAAATGTCTGTGTGtgcaaaataatcatattataatttattgaattttttataaaaaaaaatacattacatttttacatttatttatttaagaagtaGACAAAGTTATTCAGTACggatgcattaatttaatcaCAAATGATagtaatggtttccacaaaaatattaaaaagtacaacTGGTGtcaacattgatgatgatgataaatattAGATtcatatgatttctgaagtatcatgttacactgaatacaggaataatggctgctgaaactaaattcagctttgacatgctatattaaaatagaaaacagttattgtaataacatttcacaatattactatttttactgtattttttaacgaataaatgcagccttgagtgacagttaGAAACTTCATCCATAATCTTTAATGATAGTGTTAAATCATAACCACAAAAGAATATATCTTTTAGACCTAAAACTATAGTGTATATGTGgtgtatttgttattaattagTGGATGAATATTTTCTGGGATAtaattttggtgaaaaaaaaaaatgaatgacaaTAAAATTGCCTTTGAAAAATGTCTCTATTTCTCCAATCTCTTATTTCTCACCTCATTTTTCAGAGAGCTGACCTCTGTCATAAGGCTGTCGATCTTCCTCTCGTACTGATTGATGCGTCCATGCAGTGCCTCTTCTTCATCCGTGGAGAGATCTTCTATTCGGAGAGGAGACTGGGAACGTTCTGGTTCCTGTGGAGGTGTTATCTCCAGACGATGAGATGGCccctaaaatatacataaatatcaaaacatctaaaacaacaaaaaaacgtttCTTTCATGCAAAGTGTGTAATATTTTACACAAATTGTGCACAAGCACAAAGGGAATTTATCTGTAATATTTAATTGACCTCCCACTTATATGAAGTCTCTCGTGTTGAGACCTTGCCAGGTGGGATCCATGGGACCCTCGTCTTCACCTTAGCCGTAGGATGCAAGCTACTTTTAGTTTTAACCTGGAACATAAAAGACATAAATGATGAGTGATGGGTTTTTATTTCTCAGAAGCATTTATAGAACTGAAGCTCCACACCTCTATAGACATTTCTTTATTCTTGTGTAATGATcattgtatttatacatttaataatattttgaggaTGGTTATACCTGGGCTGTCTTTGTAGGGCTGCATTTTGTGCTCTTCTTCACATGCACGTGCACAGGTGTGGTCTCGTTCACATGCACGTGCAGAGGTGGGGAAGAAGAGCTTGTTCTCATTGATTTTCTCTGCAAAAAagataaatatcaataaataggcattcatgaattaattttataaaaacatcCAGATTGTACGACTGCTAGAACCAAGAAACATACAATCCTGTATATCATGTAATGCATGGTCATGATTAATATACATGTTCTACATCACTGATATTAATAAGTAGGTGGCATGTAATATTTGACATCTCTTAAAAATGGGATGTCTGATGatctaacaaataaattaaaaatgcattataaataaaaaggtataaaaacatatatgtgtgcacacatacattttagtattttaaattaaaataaaaatgcatccaGTCATAACCACACACTAACTACACAAGTTATGTACCGGTCTGTGTTTATGGATCAGGGAACACATGTCTGAAGGATCATTTTACTGGTCTTACATCTTCAGGTCATGTTTCAGAGGACAGTGCTCAAGACTATGAGAGGTAAACCGAGACCACCACAACAGACCCTCCTACAAATTATGACTTACATCTGGCTTAACGTAAAGGTTACATCAAATTCTCTATATCCAAGAACATGTATGTTCATAACCATATACCACCATTACATCACAAATGGACTCAGAAGTGAATGAAAGCCAAATAGGACACTGAGCTGCAAGCTAATAGGCAATTAACCTCCAGAGGAAGCTGAAACGAGCTTTTACGACACATAAACACAAAGACACATAAACAGAAATGACACAGAAATCATGAGTAAGACAGAGAAACTGCAAATAGAGCAGGAGAATCATATGGTCCATTAATCAGTAGAAGAATGGTTTGAAGATGTCTACAATACAAAGTCGTTAAAACATGAAGCGAAACTTATTTATTTGCACACAATCTTACCATGCGAAATTACAAACATTCAAGCGTCGATAcggataaaatgtatataaaaatagttGCGAACTACTTCAGCTTTCTTTTCATCCCAGAGTCCCGAAACCCCTTTCTTCCGGTGGGTAATCGGTCTTTCATTTGATTGGCTGATTCAAAAGGTTTCGTTGCAAGTGCGTGATCGTGATTGGAGGAAATCGCCTGACCTTGGTCAACGTTGTTTAGTACGTGGTCTATAGCAACGGTGTCCCTAGAAACCAAGCCTAACAAAAGCCCAAGCTTCAGTTGTTGTCAAGAATACAAACAAAAGCGTAGAATCTCTGTTTAACGACACCCCAGCGATGATCTTTGTTCGACCAGAAACTATAAACAAGTTGTGGAAATGCTATCTATTATTTTGGTTCAGCATCGGTTTGGTGAGCCATGTGACAAAAACCGGAAGCTAACAATACAAATTTTCTATCtagtagattgtgttttattaacatctacacctaccccaaccatAAACCTACCCTTACAATAATTCAAAAATAGTTATTAACGTTGTACAGTGTGAGAAAATTTACGCTATATTGACAtgcgcatgcccagtagtttTGTGGTAACGTTATGCCTTCTGAAAACGTCAAGAAGCCTAAAAACCGCGAAGCTTTCAAAATAAAAtcgtcaataaataaataaattggatatATTACAAGTGTAATCTGTTTGTTTAAACCAACCAATTTTAACGTTAAGATTATAAGTAcgtttcacagtaaaaaaaaaaaaaaaacacatctagtttattttactataatgttTTCCACaatataaataatgacaatttcaCATCTTTGGCATCAACAAAATCAAAGTTGCTCTTTTTATACAGTGTATGGGTTTGCTGTAGATCTTGACTGGATTCTTGTGGATgcagtttcaaaataaaagtcatgcaAAGGCGTAATTTAAGCAATCATGTCTAAAACACCACAAGATGGTGATAGCGACCCTTTTCACTGACAATTGTCTTTCAAAAGTTTCATAAAAGCCCACACATACAAAAAGTCTttttatgaaaaacaacaacaacaacgttgccacttgccatttttttaaacttgatttacaaatataaaacaaaaccacAGTATTTAACACAACAAACAAATCATTCATTTAAACTATAAAGGTAATATTTTAGCACTTGTAGAATTATTACATTGTTATGATAACATTATCTACACGAGTACCATATTTAATTTGCCAATAATACAAAGCTGGTTTTGATCTGCAAATCTACCGCATATTTCAGTTTATCTGGACTCTGTCGTTTTCGCCTGCACgcgagtaaccccagagtgcagtctggacgatggggcggggcgacacttcgaggcggagcgacacgtgtcgccccgcccatatttgttttccccgcctttgacattttcctccgagccagcagggggcagtttgcgttgaaacaaacagaacggtggcaactaacagcagcagagtaataacgctattccgttgattgcttgaggtgagtaaaagtggttgtgtaaatatcttataaaatgaaatgcaatgttcgatcattttttttatccatggtacgttcaatttgaataattattgttaataattgttataaattgctaattttattgttctttgtggattgtaacagtacactctgtacatgggtttagttcataggttcgattttacagaggtatggcatcacatttgtcaagttatttgaacagacatgcatgatttttgtgtgtatattattattattattatttttcaggatgacatgatcagaaggtggtggtgttctgttctcctggacagctttactccgcaaatgtatgtagctgtttgaatgttgctacatgaaacattactctgtactatatctagcaatatacctacctcttgacatttgttcttttagagctcaaccactgaggggaggaacttcaccattcaccatgtcttcaggcagagtccagcaaagcaggttatttgtgcacatacattcattaagaactaataattacatatgtgtgtacatgcagaggtattttagttattacagctacatagttgttcagatgtgaaattggtattatgtacaagtactatattggtcagcactgtggattatttaatatatagcttagctatcagttaacatcagcatcaatgacatttaaaaacatttcagcttaattcattttcagacagcagcgagtgttttaaataacttctgtttgcgatctaatgtggattttgttcaccatataagacagaaatattcatattcaatgtaaaagatcttcaggtggatcatgcatacaaatatatacaaatatctcactggattattacaattaatggcaaaatgaatgtgtggaaatgtaaactaatatatcctactgacacacaacagcaaaagatataaataattggcttaaaactattttttttcaatgtgaaaatactaacatgcctaatactgcacagtactgtatatattaacattttattagtgttattataaaagaatgagtatgcagttgtgacaacaatctatagagtttttaatgataGTTTaaaagcaaggttgtctgtattcagtgtttatataatgtttaataacgtttatatacatatataaataaacctatgtatgtttttgattcaacagcttccaaTGGAAATCCTCAGTGAGGTTATTTTGTCAGCGGGTGACtcgcatatttgacactttctctggtttgcagatggtttagggatgtgctccgaagtttttcggaaagtGGCACATTTTGcctggctagacagtaagatttcccccgtttaatgctcattctccaattgaattttgtagtagaaggctgttaaactttttttgtattattattattatctttaatgtattttgtctttacactataagttgtggccaactggaagaattgtcctcctgtctcctgaccggaacgagttcagacggatgtacagcatcagggaatgcttgcagtgcggagcccttttcaagtttaacccaccagggtacagggaagaggacggcgtggtgatcttctgggcttttgtttacacaggattttgttccaaggactgttttttttttttttttttttttgtggcatgaaacacatttgtgtgttaagttcattgaagggaaatagagaatggactgaaatcaactggttttgatgtattaattgatgtcatttaaagttaaactttgcagtgtataatgttttaataaaaaagcaatggaaaacacgtgcatgacaacaggtttcagtcatttacatcagtctatcattctttaaggtttctcatatttgatgataacatcatttgctatgcattgctcataatggattcttaatttagttgtgacaggatggtgaggattaatgaggttttcagtagtgcagttcagaaaacaaataacagaaagtaacaagtgtttttgggcaagttctttagaacctgtatagttccttccttgcaaaaagtaaccatggatttattgtagtaaacatatttgttggcatattaattactgtgagctgtaattataaaaacaccatagttttactatagttactgtagcaaaaccatggtaaattttcgtaggggccaagggaatgttcagaatatttttGGTGACattcagagactggtgacaatttgttacacacacgacgcacacacacacacacacacacacatacatatatatacacacacacacacacacacacacacacacacacacatatatatatatatatatatatatatatatatatatatatgtatgtatatataatttgaatgtataaatcaaggtactccatgactatctacataaccatacttcgcataatattgccgtgtcattttcaaaccagcgagtaatgccgaggtagcgtctacactacagccattgagggagtagaccatttatttatattctgttcgtcgtaatccaaaactctttgtatttatacgggctgttgtggaaatgcaacaataaatgcaaaaacacaacagttatattcactttttaatttatattaaaagtttattcatctgagTGTCTACTTCCGAATTCCAATCCTGCTCAcagcgtcataattctctataccaataagctgtaaaatcgtcactcatctgtacaccaataagctcatcttaatcataaaccaataaccgctgaggtgggcggggcgacacgtgtcgctccgccccaacgtgtcgcccgccccatcgtccagactgcactctgggatacttgcTGCACGCTCTTATCGAACTTTCAGGCTTATTAATTATTCATCTCCACGTCATTATGGGAGGGTCCCGGACCCGGAAGTCAGATGTTGCTGTTGCTGTTGAGTCACCCCTGACTGGTAATAGGCAGATAGCGGAAAACAGCTAGAGGTGATGCTGGAGAGCTTGGCATCTTTGAACCGTCCCAGAGAGggaataaatgtgtttttcaattaGGATATCACCTCGAGCATCTGTGCTTTACTTTACAAGACTGACGTTTTATCAAAATGATGGAAGAAATTGACAGATTTCAAGTGCCACCGGTAAATCCAGAGATGAAGCTGCTGGTGAGTATCACTCACTCGCACTACGTAGAGAATAACACTGTGTACCTTTACAGGTCGTGGGAAATGACACTGTGTGAGAAGACTAGTAATTTTGTATTACCTAACCGAACCAGGCTGCTCCACAAAGGTCAGGCACATTAACTTACCAGATGTCATCTAAAGGATCGGTGGGGTTATTTAGACAAAACCGACATATCTATGCTGATACTATGCCAGTTGCTATTGTAGGCTACTGACATGTACTCAGTCGCGTTTATGTTTTCGTAAACCTGCCTTAATGAGACCCAAataaatccttcacaacacaagTTATATACTGatgatgatataattttttttgacgGACAGAAATCGATGTTTGTTAATAGCTGTCCGATTCGTGAATATTACGTTCTTTTGAATCGGAGCTTTTCAATTAATCGGTCTTCTTGTTTACTGAGTTTGAATCAGGTCGACTCCCTGTGTATCGCACTGGAAAAGACGCTTAGGCTATTGTTCAAATGAATCGCCGAGAACCAAATAATTGAGTTCAATTTAGTGATTGTGTGGAATTGTTACTTTACAAAATCAAATAGCAAAATTTTAGCATATTAACTGCTTTGCAATGGTTTGTTGTGGTAATATCAGGACCACGCAATGATGCGTTATGATGACGCAAACCAGtctctaaatgtttttattgttttaagcttAAACTGAATTAGAAtttgtacattaaataaaattaaaagtacaataacaaatacactcttaaaataacacaaatactgTCAAATTTAAGTTGTAATTACCGTCCTTGTGCTTTCATAGAAAGAATACAAGCCGTAAAGTACTTGACTTGAGTAGATTTGCACCCGTCAGCCCAGTCAGACACACACATCTTGAATTTCctgaatgtattattttgtttcagAGCTTGTGTAAACACATCGATTTCCAGTGAAgtaagtatgttttcattcaGTTAGTAGGCCTGCATTATCTGGCTGGACTGAAGTGTGCACTTAAAAAAATGCTGGACTGGTGAGATATGGCCCTTCTTGATAATGTCATTCCTTTTTCATAGGCGCCCCACTATTCCCAAAGTGGCAAAGACCCAGCTGTTACTCTATACAACATACTGTGCTTTCTCATTGCAATTCATTTTTCTGTGGACAGAAAATGACATACACCGACTGCAATATGTCTCCATCCTTTTATGAATTTACTAGTTATTGGCTTTCTGATTTGTTGTACCATACATAGATGAATATGACAGTCAATTAGGTtacacaaataagaaaaaaatgaccAGTTTAATTTCAGAATGCCATGTGGATAAAAAGAGGGCTGCAATAACAGTTAGCTGCCACAGCGCTTGTCGGTTTGCGGTGACTGTAATTTTGCCAAGTAGGCGATTTTCTAGGATCAGCATCTTTTGTTGGCTATAGAAAACATTCTTGTCGAAGAAACATTGTCCTGACACAAACCCTAACCAGTAAATGCCTCTTAGATGAACCCATCCCAccccttttattttatataaataaataaaaatatagggCTATAGAATATATAAGTtggtagtgttgtcaaaagacttTCTAGTGGAAAtggtactttggtaccaagtcggtaaaaaaaaaaaaagaaaatgtgacagtaccaggtttctttaagttcttgacgcatacagcgctatgatttccgcgaggCAGAAAACGCAGACAGAATCTTAAAATAcagtcatgaaaattaaacttagattttaatatggacagccacggaatttgtcaacattagcataaattaatcaaatcaaatctccatatggaccaatatctgtaaatgttaagccgcaaaagttggttgaaatctgaatcctgcatgttcttcgcgtctctgtgtgaatgaatgaatgaatggtttgtttactactgaatactgaaattttggtaccgtgacaacactatatGTTGGTTATTGTTGATATTCTGATTAACCACTATCATGGTAGTCACCTTATGGATCATGCTTGCTGTGATTGGTCCAGAGTACATCTTGTCATATAATCCCACCAATCCTTTTTATCACCTCAGCTGTGTCAGCATTTGCTCTTCCTCATCTCCTTCATCAACCAACATCACCAAAATGCCATATGGAAATAACATATGGTCAGAAGGGGCATAAAGGTCCTGGAGTTCAGATCATGATGTCCCACACGATgccattaatatatatttaatctataATCTTTTCCCGTTGTTAAAAGTTGACCTTCTCGTTGACATTCATGAGGATGAACATTAGTCCTTGGGAGAGATTTTACACGAGACCTACAGGTGTACAATGTGTCAATGTGTCAGATTCATCATAGTAACCTTGTTTTTGATGTGGTTCTGTGGATGTGTGAAACTTGCTCTGCTCTAGATCAATTCAGACTTGCTTATGTGTTTCAGTTCCTATAGATTTCTGATCACCTTAATCTTGTAGATCAGCTTTAAACAATGAGACCAGAGATTAGGGTTGCATCAGATTGGGTTGTGTATGTTCTGAGGCTTGGTTTTCTCCACTAGATCTTGCATAAATTTCACGGGCAGTTGTACATGTAGCTGGAATATGCATGACTTTAATGTTGTTCTTTGTGGTGTTGCTCTGAGATTTGTGTAGCATGTGTAGTCCAACAAAGACTCAATAACATTGGATTACTCAACAGAGTCCTTTGTAGACCACGAAGTACAAAAACAGatagcatttttacatttatgttgacGTGAAGCATTACCTTGCTTTGAAGCTGTATCCTGATGCtcgaaaaaatgaaaattacattgtGGACGAGCAACAGCTGGAGATaaagatgatttttattttttattaaaccttccgggggtttttggaggccttaacatgctcaaaaactcttgaaaattggcacacacattggaatctgcggccatcaggacgccacagagactgggacccgggcgtggcacaggggctctacagcgccccctggaacaccttcagaaatcttgaaccatagctcacacacgcttgcatgtatttatatgaaacttggtacacttatagatctcattgagccgaacaactttcacactttatgtcataggctccgcccaacaggaagtcagctattcagggctgtttaaaaaaagcatgctctggaatttgaaatactcctctgaggttttcaacccgttcgccacgaaactctgtgaacatgatctcaagacattggggatgaaaaattgcgaggggatttttgatatctcgaacggtttgcccgtagcgaggcgtggaaattatggcgagaaatgagaaacaggaaatgtctaataacatccacatacatttcctgaatttgatcaaacttcattggtttgttcgttgtatgataccgatcgtatatatgtgactattaagagtcaacgttatagcgccaccaactggcagcaggaagtgagttattttcaaaatgttttgaattcagcatcttatttttactcgatttacttaaaacttcatcagaataatgacaaaacacggccgatgtaaatctgttgtggggatattaatatctaatatggcgttgccatggcaacgtgtcaaacttgaatgttctgttatgatgagtttga
Protein-coding sequences here:
- the LOC113074227 gene encoding outer dense fiber protein 2-like, whose amino-acid sequence is MRKSMRTSSSSPPLHVHVNETTPVHVHVKKSTKCSPTKTAQVKTKSSLHPTAKVKTRVPWIPPGKVSTRETSYKWEGPSHRLEITPPQEPERSQSPLRIEDLSTDEEEALHGRINQYERKIDSLMTEVSSLKNEVELRKKEQLLERQSERLSASQRVIAEQEEELAEVARELEATEQENSRLRESMEKMLEGNDLGRSERDSLQPDKDVLLRKLLEAEMDSSAAAKQVSALRETVSHMSRSPSEKKMSGSDSTILTRQKELLLQKLETFESTNRALRHLLREQHSREMESLRLLEQKDVLLKKLSDVEAENSRILVKLQDKDREINQLTSMLESEKDSAKTTTELSKVLESTRAHLQGQLRNKEAENNRLNVQIRNLERSISQQQGEVDHLQNQLRDLRQQVEADKEALKKATRAQKQRAQRSEDTVGQLSAQLLEIEAQLADAVSAAENWSSRHANEIKEKGQLEMEITLLNSRITDLTEQLHGQEEKARAERDGILDRLHEFTTESTTIRLENQSLKATLSALEEKLTLSQSEVQQVKVSVKQYESLVDSYKAQVQKTRAEADEYSARLQVAESEAQAVRDEIDQEIQKVRRQLQGRLAELEPLPEALRHAELQLQEAHEKERLQERRNTELGTSLAELRIKAEQQGSLAEMLRHKNMLLQEENKQLQHKVEGLERKLEEANSQNRDLIQVISKREETIHSNQVRLEEKSRECSILTRQLEEALNDARQQVTQTRERAASKERVTQSKIVDLETQLSRATTELNQLRRAKEEAERRYQSRLQDVKDRLEQSDSTNRSLQNYVQFLKSSYVNVFGDPAPTGSSFRTPSPI